A stretch of DNA from Shewanella sediminis HAW-EB3:
CGTCACTAAGGTAAGTGCGATCGGCAAATGCCTCTTCGATAACCGTGAGTCCATGTTGCCGGGCTTGTTTAACCAAGGGACTCCCGGCTAAGATCATTAATTTAAGCTCCGGGTCTATTCGCTTAATCACATCAATTAAAATACGTCCTAAAACCTTATCCTTGGCGACTTCATTATAAAAGGCTCCGTGAGGTTTCACGTGAAACAATTTAGCTCCCAGTTCATCACAGATGGCTCTCAATGCCATTATTTGTTGATAGATTGAGTCTGATAGTTGCTTACCTGAGATATCGATACTCACGCGGCCAAAATTCTCTCGATCGGGAAAGCTGGGGTGAGCGCCAACATTGACCTTGCTCTTAAGTGCTTGAATAACCGTCTTTCGCATGCTCAGAGGATCGCCGGCATGACCTCCACAGGCGATATTTGCCGAGGTGATAAGTAATAGCAGCTCAGCGTCAAACTCACTGCCTTCACCAAGATCTGCGTTGAGATCTATGGGGTAACCTTTCGGATTTGATAACATGATGGACCTCAGTGATATTATTGAGCTTCTTAATCTTAGCCATTGGCCTCTATCGCTCGTTGAAGCCGATAAAAATACTCTTCCCATTCATATAATTAGTCATCGTCAGCCAGCTATTACGAGTGTGGCTGATGTGGATAATTTTAACCATTGGCCTCTATTGCTCGTTGAAGCCGGTAAAAATACTCTTCCCACTCGTAATTGGCATCATCAGCCTGATTTGGGCTCACATGAACAAATCGAACCTCTTCTCCGGGTCTGGTTTGGGCTAACTTCCAGAGATCGGCTTCAATAACGGTCGCTATTTTAGGATAACCCCCCGTGGTTTGTGAGTCGGCGAGTAATACTATGGGTTGCCCGGCGGGAGGGACTTGAACCGCTCCCGGCATGACGGCGTGTGATTCCATATCTTGTTGCTGCGCTAAGGATAATGTTATTCCGGATAGTCTGGCTCCCATCCTGTTGCTTTCGTTGGTGAGTTGCCAGGAGCTATTCCAGAAGGCCTTTTTTGATTCTTCCGAAAACAGTGGCATCTCTGGTCCGGGAAGGGCACGGATCTCATTCGAATATCCCCGCTGCACAGCACCGATTGGTTTCGATATTGCTCCGGCCTGACCTAACGCTAATCTATCTCCATCCTTAAGCACAGCGCCTAAGACACCGGAAAACCTGTCACCTAAGAGTGAGTCCGACTTGAGTCGTAATTTGTTATTTGTCTCAGGGCTACCATCGCGTATTTCACCCTCTATTCCATCCACAATCCCGCCCTCGAGAGCGAGGTAGGCACGCATACCTGATTTTGGTCCTCTCAGGGTGAGGGTTTCGCCCGCTCTTATTTTATTTCGCCAGTTACACCAGATGTCGCGTTGGCCAATAGATATTCGGTAGTTCGCTCCGGTTAACACAAACCAGGTGTCGCAGTTAAATTTAAGTTCAACTATACCGGAGGTTAGCTCAATGCCCGCCGATGCATCGCTATTGCCGAGGAGTCTATTTGCGAGTATTAAGGCGTGCCGATCCAGTGCGCCGCCCGTAGTTATTCCCAGATGGCGATAGCCTGTGCAGCCGAGATCCTGTACCGAAGAGTGCATACCAGCCTTGAGAACTTGGATACTATTTCTTTTAGTCATTTTCTTTTAATCATTTTGATTCTGCTAATTATTTGGCACTAAACACCAGACTTGTCACCGGAATAAATTGAACGGTATCACCGGGTTCGACAAGTGTTGGTGAGCCGATGGACTCCGGAGTAAACAGGGGCATATTGGTGCGGCCAATAAGTTGCCAGCCTCCGGGGGCGGACGCCGGATAAATACCTGTCTGATTGCCACCTATTCCAACGGAGCCAGCGGGAATTGATAATCTTGGCACTGCCAACCTGGGGGTAAACAGACTTGAGTCCAGTCCGTCAAGATAGGGGAAGCCTGGCTGAAATCCCAGAAACAGGACGGTATATTTCCCATTTGAATGTCGCCGCACTACCTCCTTACAACTGAGTTGGTGATACTTGGCCAGCCGTTCCAAATCCGGACCAAATTCTCCCCCATAGACAAGAGGGATCTCTACATTTCGGCCACTGAGACTCATCTCTTTCGCCTGTAGCCAGAGTGTGCCTAATTGAGCTAACCAATAATTTATTCGATTGTTACTCTTCACAAAGAGGGTGAGGTTGTTCATGCCGGGGACGATATCG
This window harbors:
- the pxpB gene encoding 5-oxoprolinase subunit PxpB, giving the protein MTTEQTPKVFRLGEGAVVIDSTNYFPEVSRLSIQRKIWWLADRCRQTDEFIDIVPGMNNLTLFVKSNNRINYWLAQLGTLWLQAKEMSLSGRNVEIPLVYGGEFGPDLERLAKYHQLSCKEVVRRHSNGKYTVLFLGFQPGFPYLDGLDSSLFTPRLAVPRLSIPAGSVGIGGNQTGIYPASAPGGWQLIGRTNMPLFTPESIGSPTLVEPGDTVQFIPVTSLVFSAK
- the pxpA gene encoding 5-oxoprolinase subunit PxpA, encoding MLSNPKGYPIDLNADLGEGSEFDAELLLLITSANIACGGHAGDPLSMRKTVIQALKSKVNVGAHPSFPDRENFGRVSIDISGKQLSDSIYQQIMALRAICDELGAKLFHVKPHGAFYNEVAKDKVLGRILIDVIKRIDPELKLMILAGSPLVKQARQHGLTVIEEAFADRTYLSDGSLAPRSEVGAVIHDPQQALQQVRQIVGNMPVTTLGGQPIIINATSICLHGDNQQALEFAKLISENLTEARKP
- a CDS encoding biotin-dependent carboxyltransferase family protein, encoding MTKRNSIQVLKAGMHSSVQDLGCTGYRHLGITTGGALDRHALILANRLLGNSDASAGIELTSGIVELKFNCDTWFVLTGANYRISIGQRDIWCNWRNKIRAGETLTLRGPKSGMRAYLALEGGIVDGIEGEIRDGSPETNNKLRLKSDSLLGDRFSGVLGAVLKDGDRLALGQAGAISKPIGAVQRGYSNEIRALPGPEMPLFSEESKKAFWNSSWQLTNESNRMGARLSGITLSLAQQQDMESHAVMPGAVQVPPAGQPIVLLADSQTTGGYPKIATVIEADLWKLAQTRPGEEVRFVHVSPNQADDANYEWEEYFYRLQRAIEANG